In Mercenaria mercenaria strain notata chromosome 15, MADL_Memer_1, whole genome shotgun sequence, a single genomic region encodes these proteins:
- the LOC123554711 gene encoding neurogenic locus Notch protein-like isoform X3, protein MEACIKVTWAFLLLIAHQTSVAKGDLAPTWDYCNCRWEVWEAWSDCNSDCFGRRVRTRSVWLTEYAGCDEFTDCATNDEGSDWQDCNNVCHNGGVASGFSFPPCTCQAGYTSSCCTERVNCGDPASITDGTVTVSSTYYGGTATYTCSTHYNMTGGDSVRQCQNNFAWSGSQPSCVFANHCGSAPCQNGATCVNLLGDFRCDCLQGWSGQLCENDIQPPLMTGCSADVYKNATDNTVWYNWTAPSFTDPMGSHLDIVYNYPSPEFTFPWGDHTVQYVATKVSNGLVTECSFKIKVRLDVESDEEAAYYQPEYSNYVYTSTCNNDVTKNSLQNLYIDNLKGTEGFSSFCTNYASECLKENVDVRC, encoded by the exons ATGGAGGCCTGTATTAAAGTAACTTGGGCTTTCCTGCTACTGATAGCGCATCAAACCAGCGTTGCCAAGGGTGATCTAGCGCCCACGTGGGACTATTGTAACTGTCGCTGGGAGGTGTGGGAAGCCTGGAGTGACTGTAACAGCGACTGCTTTGGACGACG GGTTCGAACTCGTTCTGTATGGTTGACAGAGTACGCTGGATGCGACGAGTTCACTGATTGTGCAACCAATGACGAAGGTTCTGATTGGCAGGATTGTAACAATGTCTGTCACAATGGGGGCGTGGCTTCAGGATTCTCGTTCCCGCCGTGCACGTGTCAGGCTGGATACACTAGTTCATGTTGTACAGAGA GAGTGAATTGCGGCGACCCAGCATCTATAACCGATGGCACAGTGACAGTATCGTCGACATACTACGGTGGCACAGCCACTTACACTTGCAGTACTCACTACAACATGACCGGTGGAGACAGTGTTAGGCAGTGTCAGAACAACTTCGCATGGAGTGGCAGCCAACCTAGTTGTGTCT TTGCTAATCACTGCGGGAGCGCACCCTGTCAAAACGGAGCCACATGTGTAAACCTACTCGGTGACTTCCGGTGCGACTGTCTACAGGGGTGGAGTGGACAACTTTGTGAAAATG ACATCCAACCGCCCTTGATGACAGGCTGCAGTGCTGATGTCTACAAAAATGCTACTGACAATACTGTATGGTATAACTGGACCGCGCCCTCATTTACCGACCCTATGGGCTCCCACCTTGACATTGTCTATAACTACCCTAGTCCAGAATTCACATTTCCTTGGGGAGATCATACGGTACAATATGTAGCAACCAAAGTATCAAACGGACTAGTCACAGAGTGTTCCTTCAAGATTAAAGTAAGAC ttGATGTCGAGTCTGACGAGGAAGCTGCGTATTATCAGCCGGAGTACTCTAACTATGTCTACACGTCAACTTGCAACAATGACGTCACCAAGAATTCATTACAAAATCTTTACATTGACAACTTGAAAGGAACAGAAGGATTTTCTTCATTTTGTACAAATTACGCATCTGAATGTCTCAAAGAGAATGTGGATGTTCGGTGTTGA
- the LOC123554711 gene encoding sushi, von Willebrand factor type A, EGF and pentraxin domain-containing protein 1-like isoform X2 → MEACIKVTWAFLLLIAHQTSVAKGDLAPTWDYCNCRWEVWEAWSDCNSDCFGRRVRTRSVWLTEYAGCDEFTDCATNDEGSDWQDCNNVCHNGGVASGFSFPPCTCQAGYTSSCCTERVNCGDPASITDGTVTVSSTYYGGTATYTCSTHYNMTGGDSVRQCQNNFAWSGSQPSCVFANHCGSAPCQNGATCVNLLGDFRCDCLQGWSGQLCENDIQPPLMTGCSADVYKNATDNTVWYNWTAPSFTDPMGSHLDIVYNYPSPEFTFPWGDHTVQYVATKVSNGLVTECSFKIKVRPTPCQELNIPVNGARLCNGWQTEYGQLCMLTCQQNYTIDPAQSYYTWYVCGASGTWIAASPVPDCEVDVESDECLSIYS, encoded by the exons ATGGAGGCCTGTATTAAAGTAACTTGGGCTTTCCTGCTACTGATAGCGCATCAAACCAGCGTTGCCAAGGGTGATCTAGCGCCCACGTGGGACTATTGTAACTGTCGCTGGGAGGTGTGGGAAGCCTGGAGTGACTGTAACAGCGACTGCTTTGGACGACG GGTTCGAACTCGTTCTGTATGGTTGACAGAGTACGCTGGATGCGACGAGTTCACTGATTGTGCAACCAATGACGAAGGTTCTGATTGGCAGGATTGTAACAATGTCTGTCACAATGGGGGCGTGGCTTCAGGATTCTCGTTCCCGCCGTGCACGTGTCAGGCTGGATACACTAGTTCATGTTGTACAGAGA GAGTGAATTGCGGCGACCCAGCATCTATAACCGATGGCACAGTGACAGTATCGTCGACATACTACGGTGGCACAGCCACTTACACTTGCAGTACTCACTACAACATGACCGGTGGAGACAGTGTTAGGCAGTGTCAGAACAACTTCGCATGGAGTGGCAGCCAACCTAGTTGTGTCT TTGCTAATCACTGCGGGAGCGCACCCTGTCAAAACGGAGCCACATGTGTAAACCTACTCGGTGACTTCCGGTGCGACTGTCTACAGGGGTGGAGTGGACAACTTTGTGAAAATG ACATCCAACCGCCCTTGATGACAGGCTGCAGTGCTGATGTCTACAAAAATGCTACTGACAATACTGTATGGTATAACTGGACCGCGCCCTCATTTACCGACCCTATGGGCTCCCACCTTGACATTGTCTATAACTACCCTAGTCCAGAATTCACATTTCCTTGGGGAGATCATACGGTACAATATGTAGCAACCAAAGTATCAAACGGACTAGTCACAGAGTGTTCCTTCAAGATTAAAGTAAGAC CGACTCCTTGTCAAGAACTGAACATTCCTGTCAATGGCGCCCGgttatgtaacggctggcagACGGAATACGGTCAGTTATGTATGCTTACATGTCAACAAAACTATACAATTGACCCCGCTCAAAGTTACTACACATGGTATGTGTGTGGCGCCTCCGGCACATGGATTGCTGCAAGTCCAGTCCCAGATTGTGAAG ttGATGTCGAGTCTGAcgaatgtttatctatttatagttGA
- the LOC123554666 gene encoding uncharacterized protein LOC123554666 yields MPKSRTNTAKSTGTSRRRVADGNTDPPQPATLSGRRTGYGRKRSQTVSNSGNQLPSNLMANDQHPGTQILPQGIQLPQPPLNQANQVQPPFQTENGPQPQGNQLPPQLPLDNNLQDIHQRASSSADTIQQQQQSATDSQPNFTVWIVGSSLIKGAYLTACQRINGEQLGLQSISGNVLWEFLGGMKVSDLSDTITYLLNFNRPPKFLIIHCGGNDIGQRPMVEITWAIKDFITKTVLVKMPETKIIWSQILPRRSWRYISDNVIANKIRSRINSCISTFFIKQGGFYIKYPDIDESQRFFAQDDTHLSNLGYSLMLNNITGAIRTFNSVVV; encoded by the exons ATGCCAAAATCACGCACAAATACAGCGAAATCCACCGGGACCTCACGCCGACGGGTCGCAGACGGAAATACTGATCCCCCACAACCTGCAACACTATCTGGAAGGCGGACTGGCTATGGTAGAAAACGGTCTCAAACTGTCAGTAACAGCGGGAACCAGCTACCGTCTAACCTTATGGCTAATGATCAACATCCAGGAACCCAGATTCTTCCACAAGGGATTCAGCTCCCACAACCTCCTCTTAACCAAGCGAACCAGGTGCAACCACCATTTCAGACAGAAAACGGTCCTCAACCTCAAGGTAATCAGCTGCCACCCCAGCTTCCTCTGGATAACAATCTGCAAGATATCCATCAGAGGGCGTCGTCATCTGCAGACACAattcagcagcagcagcagtcaGCCACAG ACTCCCAACCGAACTTCACGGTTTGGATTGTGGGATCCTCTCTAATTAAAGGTGCATATCTCACCGCATGCCAAAGGATCAATGGCGAACAGTTGGGACTCCAGTCTATTAGCGGTAATGTTTTGTGGGAGTTTTTAGGGGGAATGAAAGTTTCTGACCTAAGTGATACCATAACATATCTTCTTAATTTTAACCGTCCaccaaaatttttaattattcattGTGGCGGCAATGACATTGGTCAACGTCCTATGGTCGAAATTACATGGGCTATTAAAGACTTCATTACTAAAACAGTATTGGTTAAAATGccagaaacaaaaataatttggtcTCAAATTTTACCGAGGAGATCTTGGAGATATATTTCTGATAATGTTATAGCCAATAAAATACGTTCTAGAATCAACAGTTGTATtagtacattttttattaaacaaggAGGATTTTACATTAAATATCCAGACATTGATGAAAGTCAAAGATTCTTCGCACAAGACGATACACATCTGTCAAACCTTGGCTATAGTTTAATGCTAAACAACATAACAGGGGCAATTAGAACTTTTAATTCTGTTGTTGTCTGA
- the LOC123554711 gene encoding sushi, von Willebrand factor type A, EGF and pentraxin domain-containing protein 1-like isoform X1 yields MEACIKVTWAFLLLIAHQTSVAKGDLAPTWDYCNCRWEVWEAWSDCNSDCFGRRVRTRSVWLTEYAGCDEFTDCATNDEGSDWQDCNNVCHNGGVASGFSFPPCTCQAGYTSSCCTERVNCGDPASITDGTVTVSSTYYGGTATYTCSTHYNMTGGDSVRQCQNNFAWSGSQPSCVFANHCGSAPCQNGATCVNLLGDFRCDCLQGWSGQLCENDIQPPLMTGCSADVYKNATDNTVWYNWTAPSFTDPMGSHLDIVYNYPSPEFTFPWGDHTVQYVATKVSNGLVTECSFKIKVRPTPCQELNIPVNGARLCNGWQTEYGQLCMLTCQQNYTIDPAQSYYTWYVCGASGTWIAASPVPDCEVDVESDEEAAYYQPEYSNYVYTSTCNNDVTKNSLQNLYIDNLKGTEGFSSFCTNYASECLKENVDVRC; encoded by the exons ATGGAGGCCTGTATTAAAGTAACTTGGGCTTTCCTGCTACTGATAGCGCATCAAACCAGCGTTGCCAAGGGTGATCTAGCGCCCACGTGGGACTATTGTAACTGTCGCTGGGAGGTGTGGGAAGCCTGGAGTGACTGTAACAGCGACTGCTTTGGACGACG GGTTCGAACTCGTTCTGTATGGTTGACAGAGTACGCTGGATGCGACGAGTTCACTGATTGTGCAACCAATGACGAAGGTTCTGATTGGCAGGATTGTAACAATGTCTGTCACAATGGGGGCGTGGCTTCAGGATTCTCGTTCCCGCCGTGCACGTGTCAGGCTGGATACACTAGTTCATGTTGTACAGAGA GAGTGAATTGCGGCGACCCAGCATCTATAACCGATGGCACAGTGACAGTATCGTCGACATACTACGGTGGCACAGCCACTTACACTTGCAGTACTCACTACAACATGACCGGTGGAGACAGTGTTAGGCAGTGTCAGAACAACTTCGCATGGAGTGGCAGCCAACCTAGTTGTGTCT TTGCTAATCACTGCGGGAGCGCACCCTGTCAAAACGGAGCCACATGTGTAAACCTACTCGGTGACTTCCGGTGCGACTGTCTACAGGGGTGGAGTGGACAACTTTGTGAAAATG ACATCCAACCGCCCTTGATGACAGGCTGCAGTGCTGATGTCTACAAAAATGCTACTGACAATACTGTATGGTATAACTGGACCGCGCCCTCATTTACCGACCCTATGGGCTCCCACCTTGACATTGTCTATAACTACCCTAGTCCAGAATTCACATTTCCTTGGGGAGATCATACGGTACAATATGTAGCAACCAAAGTATCAAACGGACTAGTCACAGAGTGTTCCTTCAAGATTAAAGTAAGAC CGACTCCTTGTCAAGAACTGAACATTCCTGTCAATGGCGCCCGgttatgtaacggctggcagACGGAATACGGTCAGTTATGTATGCTTACATGTCAACAAAACTATACAATTGACCCCGCTCAAAGTTACTACACATGGTATGTGTGTGGCGCCTCCGGCACATGGATTGCTGCAAGTCCAGTCCCAGATTGTGAAG ttGATGTCGAGTCTGACGAGGAAGCTGCGTATTATCAGCCGGAGTACTCTAACTATGTCTACACGTCAACTTGCAACAATGACGTCACCAAGAATTCATTACAAAATCTTTACATTGACAACTTGAAAGGAACAGAAGGATTTTCTTCATTTTGTACAAATTACGCATCTGAATGTCTCAAAGAGAATGTGGATGTTCGGTGTTGA